DNA sequence from the Caldisericota bacterium genome:
GTGGTGCACCTGGAATAAATTCCGCACGTTTCCTTGGCGAAAAAACTTCCTTTGATGAAAAAATGAAAAAAATCCTGGAGCTGCTTAAAGACAATTCAAACCGCAAAGCACGGTTTAAAACTGTAGTTGCACTATACCTTCCAAGAGAAAAAAGGTACTTTACGACAGAAGGAATAGTAGAAGGAGAAATTTTAGAAGCACCAGAGAAAAAAGAGGGAAGCGGTTTTGGCTATGACCCTATTTTTAAACCAATCGGTTTCGATAAAAGTTTTTCAATGCTCGGAAAAGAAGTTAAAAATAAAATAAGCCACAGAAGCAAGGCGCTTGACAAAATGAAAAAGATTATAGAAGAAAATTTTTTAGGAGGCAATAAAATGATAGAAATAAAAGTAAACGGAAAAAGATTCCCAGCAAATAAATATATCTATGAAGTTTTTAAATCTGTGATTTTTGCACTGATTAACACATTAAAAAATGTACCGGAGATAGATTCGGTAGAAATTACAATAAAGAAAGACAAAGAAAAAGAGATTTCTTAGGCATACACACATCCCTTAACAAAAATGATCACTTTGTGCCAGGCACTTTGTGATCAAAAAATGATCGGTTGGTGCCAGACACTTTGCGATCACTTTTAACGGATTAGCGAGTAACCCACTCGATGCGAACTCTGCCAATCACAGATACTATCACTTTAATTTGCTTTGTCCCGCTTCTATTTATCAAGTTAATATGCCCTCCACCTTTTTTAGATATCCCCCGGTTATTGAAATTAAGATCAATTGTTGCAGTGTTCCCTGGTGCGCTTAATGGGCCAAATGTAACTGAATCGGGAACATTTTTTCCAAAATGTTTTGGAAATCCATAAGCATCGCTAAACTTTCTTTTTATTATCTTACCCGAGCCTAACACATAATTTGCATCATAATCTGCTTCAATTTTATATTCATTTTGTTCAGGATAAAAATGAATTCTAAAGTGCGCTGCACTGTTGTTGCTGTAAACAATTGCAATCTGCTGCACAAACCGAATATCCTGCTGAACTTGCGCAGCAGCATTATATAAAGAACGTTCAACAATATAGTTTGAAGTCATAGGAAGACCAACTCCTACCATAATAATAATTATGGCAATGACGATAAGAATCTCGATAAGAGTAAATGCTTTGCGGGAATAGGTAATATTTGTCATACAGTATTCCTTTTAAGAAACAAAACTTTTCTTTTGAGAGTATAGTTCAAGTTGAACTTCAATAATTGATTAACATCAAAATTCAAATAAATGATAGAAATATGGTTAATTATAAAAAAATTTTTAGGATATATTTGATTGTGCTTTGTCATCTATTTGCCGCAATCAAAGGCCTTACTGCTTCCTTGTTCCTCCCTTTTTGCAGAATATGTCATCTGAATTACGGCAAAAATGATTTCGTATTATCGTTGAATCCATAATATCTTTACACGGCCAATTACTGAAACAATAATCTGAATTTGCTTACTTCCCGAGCTGTTTTGCAAGGTGATATAGCCTTCATTATCATAAGGATTCCCAGAACTATCTTTTGTATGAGGTTTTCCGAGATTATCGAAGAAAAGTTCTTTAACGGGTATTTCTGCTCCGGAGTTAACAACATATATAGAAGGAGGAGAGTTTACTCCAAAATATTTTGGGAAACCGTAAGCATCGTTAAACTTTCTTGTAATGATTTTGCTCCCGTCTTCACTTGTTTCTACCGTGTAGGAATTGTTTGTAGAGTCAAAATGAATTTTAAATTTACTCGTTGTACTGTGCGTAATTGCAAGCTGCTGCGCAAGCCGAATATCCTGCTGCACCTGCGCAGCAGCATTGTATAAAGAACGTTCAACAATATAACTCGAAGTCATAGGAGCAGCGACTCCCACCATAATAATAATTATGGCAATTACGATAAGAAGCTCAATAAGAGTAAATGCTCTACGGGCTTTGGAAATCTTCATACGAAATTTCCTTCCAGGAAGACAAACCCAGCTCTGCGTTGGAGATGCCACTCGAAACATGCCCTGAAACATCGGCGGTATTGAAACCAGTGGGCTTATAATACGTCTTAACGTCTCCAAGCATTTTTATATTTCCCGGCGTTACCATTGCCCCATAACAATCAAATGTACCAGTGCCCTCTATCCCACCTACCGCGTAAAGCAACCCATAAAACTCTGCAGTACCAGCCTGTTTCTTTTTCTTGGCCGTACCTTTAACAATAAGAGCAAACTGAGGTTCGTCGGGGCAGACAGGATCACCATTCTCGTCCAGACTATAATCTCCGATCTTCGCATTGCTATTTATCGTAACATTGCCACCTACAACAACAATTCCTTTTAATTTAAAAAGATCACCAGCGGTTATCGTCACATCACCGTTAATATAATAAACAATATTTTTTGCATTGTCTTGAAGGTCAAAGAGCTGTATTGCATTTAATATATTGAAATCGGCGCATGATTCTTCTGGAGAAACAACATTACCATCATCCACAGTACAACCCATCAAATCACTATAAAACTTTTGTATTTCATCTAAAGTATTGCCCGTATCATCTGAGCCAAGACAGCTCTGGATAACCGCCGCAACTAATCCATCTCCAGCTGATGTATCAGGATAGCCTTCTTCCGATCCATCATACGGCTCATCTCCTGTTTTAAACTCATATGCCATATCCGCGTTATATTCATCAAAAGAAGGAATTTCAGCAGCAGCCATTCCCGTCACTTCACCCCCGCTTGCAATTCCTGCAGGAATGTCGTCAGAAGAAGCATAAGCTGCCCCTCCATCAACTCTTAAACCTCCTGGGCCCTGACCTTTTGATATTATCTTCCCATTTGCAAAAATGTCTCCTCCTATCTCTTGAGAATTCCCACGAAACTCAATATCTCCACCAGCAAGTAGTCCATAATTAATGGTTGCATCAGACGAACTATTAAAAACAACTTCACATTCTGTGCCAATTACCCTCCTTGCAAGCACATCGCCGTCCTTTGAACTGTAAACCGTACCTAACGAATAAATTTCCAAAAGAGCAGCATGTTCTTCCCTTAAAGGATCATGATGTACAATACCGTCGCTTATTTTTTTAATCGTCACTTTATAGGTTATATAAGGAACATCATTATCTGATTCAGAATATCGATGTTCTGAAAGATACAAGGTATAAACTGGATCATTAGATGCAATATTTTTAACATTTTCCAAACTTAGATAATGATCTGCATCCCTTGGCATCATTATCCCATCCTGGTAATCCGGCGGCAACCAAAAATAAGTGTTTCTTAGATCAAATAACACCTGAGAAATACATGATTCTGCTGCAACCAAAGCCCTTTCCGAAGAAGCACGAGCATTAGAAACTTTTTTATCGGTTATAACTTTTGCGCTTATCCCTACAATGGATATGAGGAAAAGAGCTGCAATAAGCACTACTGTAATCAATGCCATCCCTTTTCTTTTATGCAATATCATTTTAATCACCTCCTATGGTGATGGTGGTATTTCATAACCAGAATTTCTTGAAAATACCAATGAAGTAAAGGAAATTGTCCTTTCTTTTCCAAAATAGTCCAGTTTCCCTACGGCAATCATTATAATCTTGCCGCCCGCCCTTACAAAATACACCTTTACCAACTGGTGTAGATCCTCAGTAATGGGCTGTGTAGAAATCGGGTCTACCCCCTGGGTAGCACCATGTTGATACTCTTCTCTATAGATGGCATAACTATCCCCGTGAGGTTTAATCAAATAATAAATGTCCCTCATATTAGTACCATCGTAGCGTATAAAACTAAGTTTTTCTCCCATTGAATTTGGCTCGGGTTCTAAAATTAAACTCGTAATAGAAGTATCACCCGGATCCTTATTTGCCTGCCTGAAATCGTAAGACATCTTATCAAGTGCAAAACGAAAATTCTGCTGGAATATCATTTCCTGCTCGTAAGCACTTCTCATTGAAAAAAAGCGAGAAAGAGTTGAAAAAGATAGAGCAATTATAACAAGGAAAACAGCAACCGCAACAACCAACTCAACCAATGTAAACCCTTTCCTCTTTCTATTAATCGCTAAATCTTGCATCATTTTTTTCTCCTGTAATAGTAATGCTCTTCTCAACGCCACCTATATCCCAGAATATAGTAACTTTCACCTCAAAAATCTTCTTTGTGGTATCCAGGTCCGGAGTTCTATCAGTGATGACAATCTGTTTTTTGTAGTGGGGAAATACCTCCTTAAGGAGGATGAGCGTATATTCACCATAAGCATCAGGACCTTGAACCTCGATACTACTTGGAAGAAGTAAATTGGCAGGAACGCTCACTAAACTCTCTATTGTAAATGAAGCATCAGCAAGCTGTCCAGAATCATAGATTGCAATGTCTGAAGCTGTATCTAGTGGATAGTTAGGCAAGTATTCTCCTCCTTGGACAAGAATAACAAGCACAGTACTAGCAAGGTTCTGAATGTCTTCCAGCTGCAATTGAGCAAGGTTTTGGCCAGTTGTTTGGATACGGAGGTCGGCTACATTTCTATAATAAGAGTAATAACTGGTTAGCAATCCAAATGTTACAATCATAAGGATAGCCAGTGCTATTATTACCTCAATTAAGCTAAACCCTTTTTTTGCATTGCAAAGACGCTTTATTCTCATCGCTCTCCTATCCATTCCCTTTTAATAGGTATTCCCCTTTAATAGGTATTTTACCTCAAACAATGTCTCAAGTCAAATATATCATCCAATTAGAATAAAAAAATGCCGGTTACGCCACTCAGCTCCCTGTATCCCACAGCGTCCATCCACAAGATACAGCTCTTCGCTGTCATTTTTTTTACATACCGCTCTATTATACTTAACATAATTTTAAACTCTTTTTTTATTCTTGTCAAGTCACCGAATTGCCTCATCAAAAATCTATACGAAATAGTATCGTTGGTTCATTAAAATCTATATGAAAATTTTAAAAAAGAGTTGAAAAGAATAAAATGGGATTGCCAAAAAAGATTGCAAAGACAAAGAAAAAGANNNNNNNNNNNNNNNNNNNNNNNNNNNNNNNNNNNNNNNNNNNNNNNNNNNNNNNNNNNNNNNNNNNNNNNNNNNNNNNNNNNNNNNNNNNNNNNNNNNNTTCGGAATGGAAACGGGTGTTTCCCCTTCGGTATGGTCACCAGGGCACTCTAAATTGTACCCTTAAAACTGTATAAGGTGTAGTAAATCCTCGACCTATTAGTACACGTCAGCTCAACACATTACTGTGCTTACACCTCGTGCCTATCAACCTCGTGGTCTACAAGGGGTCTTACTCCCTTCCCGAAGGAAAGGATGGGAGATCTTATCTTGAGGTCAGCTTCACGCTTTAGATGCTTTCAGCATTTATCTGGTAGAAACTTAGCTACCCAGCTCGTGCCCCTGGTGGGACAACTGGTACACCAGCGGTTTCCTTCCCCGGGTCCTCTCGTACTACGGGGAAACCCCCTCAAATCTCCTGCGCTTACAGCGGATTAGGACCGAACTGTCTCACGACGTTCTGAACCCAGCTCGCGTGCCGTTTTAATTGGCGAACAGCCAAACCCTTGGGACCTTGTTCAGCCCCAGGATACGACGAGCCGACATCGAGGTGCCAATCCTCCCCGTCGATATGGACTCTTGGGAGAGATAAGCCTGTTATCCCCGAGGTAGCTTTTATCCGTTGAGCGATGGCGTTTCCATACACAACCACCGGATCATTAAGCCCCACTTTCGTGCCTGTTCGACCTGTCAGTCTATGCAGTCAAGCTCCCTTATGCCTTTGCACTCGATGGCTGATTTCCAACCAGCCTGAGGGAACCTTTGGGCGCCTCCGTTAC
Encoded proteins:
- a CDS encoding type II secretion system protein; translation: MRIKRLCNAKKGFSLIEVIIALAILMIVTFGLLTSYYSYYRNVADLRIQTTGQNLAQLQLEDIQNLASTVLVILVQGGEYLPNYPLDTASDIAIYDSGQLADASFTIESLVSVPANLLLPSSIEVQGPDAYGEYTLILLKEVFPHYKKQIVITDRTPDLDTTKKIFEVKVTIFWDIGGVEKSITITGEKNDARFSD
- a CDS encoding prepilin-type N-terminal cleavage/methylation domain-containing protein, giving the protein MKISKARRAFTLIELLIVIAIIIIMVGVAAPMTSSYIVERSLYNAAAQVQQDIRLAQQLAITHSTTSKFKIHFDSTNNSYTVETSEDGSKIITRKFNDAYGFPKYFGVNSPPSIYVVNSGAEIPVKELFFDNLGKPHTKDSSGNPYDNEGYITLQNSSGSKQIQIIVSVIGRVKILWIQR
- a CDS encoding prepilin-type N-terminal cleavage/methylation domain-containing protein, whose amino-acid sequence is MTNITYSRKAFTLIEILIVIAIIIIMVGVGLPMTSNYIVERSLYNAAAQVQQDIRFVQQIAIVYSNNSAAHFRIHFYPEQNEYKIEADYDANYVLGSGKIIKRKFSDAYGFPKHFGKNVPDSVTFGPLSAPGNTATIDLNFNNRGISKKGGGHINLINRSGTKQIKVIVSVIGRVRIEWVTR
- a CDS encoding prepilin-type N-terminal cleavage/methylation domain-containing protein: MMQDLAINRKRKGFTLVELVVAVAVFLVIIALSFSTLSRFFSMRSAYEQEMIFQQNFRFALDKMSYDFRQANKDPGDTSITSLILEPEPNSMGEKLSFIRYDGTNMRDIYYLIKPHGDSYAIYREEYQHGATQGVDPISTQPITEDLHQLVKVYFVRAGGKIIMIAVGKLDYFGKERTISFTSLVFSRNSGYEIPPSP
- the rdgB gene encoding RdgB/HAM1 family non-canonical purine NTP pyrophosphatase, with the translated sequence MIKILVATKNKGKIKEIREILKTLSIKIIELPENDEDTVKEDGETYLENALKKAQYYANKYKLPTLSDDSGLEVDALSGAPGINSARFLGEKTSFDEKMKKILELLKDNSNRKARFKTVVALYLPREKRYFTTEGIVEGEILEAPEKKEGSGFGYDPIFKPIGFDKSFSMLGKEVKNKISHRSKALDKMKKIIEENFLGGNKMIEIKVNGKRFPANKYIYEVFKSVIFALINTLKNVPEIDSVEITIKKDKEKEIS